GGGAGTGGGCCTCGATCCCGACAGTTGCCCGGGAGCGCGAATCCATATATTCTGCCAAGATTTCAACCCAATGCCGGGAAACCCTCGTTGTTTTTCTGGTGGACGTCTGCGATTCCATGGGCGAGGGACCAGTGTCCCGTGCGCCGGTATCCTGGATTTGTGAGGAACACTCCGTCGCCATGATTCCCCTGGACGCCCTGAGCGCCTTTTTCGCCGCTTCCCTTGTGCTCGGCCTGGCGCCGGGACCGGACAATCTCTTCGTGCTCACCCAGTCGGCCCTGCACGGCAAGGGCGCGGGCCTGTCCGTCACCCTGGGGTTGTGTACGGGGCTGGTAGCGCACACCCTGGCCGTGGCCCTGGGGATCGCGGTCGTTTTTCAGGTGTCGACCCTGGCCTTCACCGCCCTCAAGCTGGTGGGCGCGGCCTATCTGCTCTGTCTGGGGATCCAGGCCCTGCGCGCCGCCGTCGCGCCCCTGGCGATGGCGGAGGGTCTCATCCTGAGTCGCGCCAGGCTCTACC
This is a stretch of genomic DNA from Geoalkalibacter sp.. It encodes these proteins:
- a CDS encoding LysE family translocator, with protein sequence MIPLDALSAFFAASLVLGLAPGPDNLFVLTQSALHGKGAGLSVTLGLCTGLVAHTLAVALGIAVVFQVSTLAFTALKLVGAAYLLCLGIQALRAAVAPLAMAEGLILSRARLYRRGILMNITNPKVSIFFLAFLPQFADPGRGPVWVQILLLGGLFILATLLVFGGIALLAGTLGTWLNRSPRVQRLLNRLAGAVFIGLALTLAFSGR